GGTCCACTGTGTACAAGACATGACGGCCGGAATAACATGCGTGCTGCGTGCATGCGTGTCATGCCTGTGCACCAAATATTGAGATGGATATGTGTGTGTGTCATGTGTGTCGATCGATGGGATGCAGAACAGTTGCGATATGATGTACTACTGGAGTGTATCCCCACACCCTTTTACGCCGTTTTCGTTTGCTCTCTAAGACCGGCTCCAACGGCCTGACCTAAATTTGACATATATTTTATAGTTTAGGTAATGTACAGTAAATAAGGTACGTACCTATAACTTTCACATCTTCAACAGACCACCGCAAGCGCACATGGCACCTCCCGTATTCTCTCCTCCTCCAAACGCCATGGCCGTGCCCATCTCAGCTCACCAGCACGGCCTCCGCGCCATGGCCGTccacaccgccgccaccaccactggaaaactggactttgccgagtgtctgagactttgccgagtgctttttatcgggacactcggcaaagcaatattttgccgagtgccgcactcggcaaaataaagcactcggcaaaggtggctttgccgagtgccaggcactcggtaaagcctggcTCTCAGTAaaactgggctttgccgagtgccgtcccaCTCGACAAAAGGTGGCCTGCCCATGACGGCGGCCACCTaccgtcagattttgccgagtgcctaacggctggcactcagcaattttttattttatttttaaaaacttattttgccgagtgccagccccaggcactcggcaaattttttttaatttttaaaaacatattttgccgagtgccagcccatggcactcggcaatttttttttaaaatattttgccgagtgccagagataggcactcggcaaattttttttttatttttaaaaacttattttgccgagagtcagacccaggcactcggcaaatttttttttaaaacatattttgccgagtgtaagccttgggcactcggcaatttttttttaattttttaaaacttattttgcagagtgccagggccaggcactcggcaaattttttttatttttgaaattcATATTTGGCCGAGTGCCTcctggggcggcactcggcaaagcccactttgccgagtgccccccatggcactcggcaaaaaagttttttttttattttgggcccaaatttttttctggggtCTTGTGACAGTATtttaaactctattttaaaatttggggcaattttgatttttttgatatatttcattagtttattttgtttcgtcgaattttttgggatatttcaaatttgaactgcaggtacatggaataatggactttggtcatccaaaaattgatactcatgatatttagggtatgtttaggccgtatccaggaactcacatgaaatctcgagcatctcgttgacgtaacatgtcgaggtacttgccggaaatgtgattttaaattatataaaatgcaaaggaagtctgaaaatcacgaagCTTGTCGAGGCGttgtgttatcgcatgtggaggctgtggtaaaaattaagaaggtttcgagcaagttgtgacgtcggatgccaaaaaccttctcaaattttggcATGTGAAGttggcgtcgtgttatcgcatgtgaagttgtggagatgtctgggtttttagcatccgacgtcacaacttgctcgaaaccttcttaattttttaccacagcctccacatgcgataacacgatgcctcgacaagtttcgtgattttcggacttcgtttgcattttatataatttaaaattatattttcggcaagtacctcgacatgttacgtcaaagagatgctcgagattttatgcactactagaaaacagacctttcatcctgcctctatttttgcctttagtcctggtatttttgTGTTCGAGACTAAAGGGACTATTAGTCTTGGTTGTATCCTCAAACAAGGATACAAAGTTCCTGCCCCAAGTGTGTGGCGACGGCAGGCaacaattagtcccggttatagcccagagctgggactaaaggttatcctttagtcccggctgaacCTTCCAATcgggaataaatctttactcctaGCTTAAGgctccagccgggactaaaggatgacctttagtcccggctctgggctataaccgagataaaatctttcttgataaaataatatagtcgcgctggaaaaaaaaaatggggcagccaggcattgaacccatgacctcatagccaaggtccaaaccacagcgcactagctagccatctgaactaagttactttctcgacaagaaagcacccaaacatatatttaataagagaaaagaccctttaattgattatattcttttgttaactatactttgaattttctggtccatgtgctttctagtgcctgattgatctcataatttttatcagggtttcaaatgcccagtgtgaagccaccaccaagttcgagatttttctgaattggtttggtaaatttttcactttaattgaatttacaCGTgacttcaccgattaattatacgttgaactgagtccacccccgaaaagatccggaatggtgccaaactttgccaaatggtctcttgtgccctaggagacagATATTTGTGGAGGTtcatgcaaaattatattgttttgaatatgtaattcgtcgtatttcgtctcacgcggcataaagaaaaatgtaataataaaaataattatcagaaaaacctaagatcttgtgtggggccatattttgggtgtaaatgactgctAAAAtttttttaagccatttcgacataggtggagtcgacatgcttcacagaggtatatagaacctttcgtcgaaccctatctatacacctaggttctctgggattctgaggtctatatgctttctagtgccggattgggctgaaactttttctcaagacttcaaatgccttatgtgtaaccaccaccaagtttgagatttttctgaggtggtttggtacttttttcactttaattgaattttcgcacgaattcaccgattaattatacattgaactgggtccaccccctaaatgatccggaatggtgccaaactttgccaaatggtctattgtgccctaggagacaaatatttgtggaggttgatgcaaaattatattgttttcaatatgtaattcaccgtatttcgtctcacgcggcacaaagaaaaatgtaataataaaaataattatcagaaaaatctaagatcttgtgtggggccatattttgggtgtaaatgactgccaaaaaaatttcaagccattttgacataggcggagtcgacgtgcttcacagaggtatacaGAATCTTTCGtcaaaccctatctatacacctaggttctctgagACTCTGAAGTCCATTTGCTTTCTAGTGccagattggtctcaaactttttctcaagactacaaatgccctgtgtgtagccaccaccaagtttgagatttttctgaggtggtttggtacttttttaactttaattgaatttccgcccgaactcaccgattaattatacaatgattaatgaagaacctaaagatttacgttacaattacgtgaaaactaatttcttgtcaaaaaccaataaatttaataatttcaattaaagtctacatttttgcattaacgaaaatagtgagtattagttgcattatgttcaacatttataataaaaacacaatagtttaggtcacatatttttttgcgtgcagtaaatgaaaataaagtttattactttttctaaaaaaatttatgcctagtattgaatttactgcgcaaataataagacttaaacatttaaatataaaacatatataaaataaactgatctgcttaaaagttggcgggaaatgaaaatgtagcccacctttagtcccagctcctgccaccagctgggactaaaggtgggccgCATTTGGCGGCCTGccaaaaaatcctttagtcccggctccttccaacagccgggactaaaggtccccctttagtctcggctggtggcaggagccgggactaaaggtgctttagtcccgggcggtggatggagtcaggactaaaggtccctctcctatataccaccgcctcccttctctctttcTCCTCATCGATCGTCTTCGTCTTCAGCGCATCTctagagctccgccgccgccgattcgcCTCCGCGGCCACCCCTGACGCCgccttcctcaccggagggcaccccgaggctcgcccacctcaccggagtagccccgacgccacgcccctcaccgaggagcccCTGGCCGCCCCCGACACCACGCGCGCGCCACGCCGCCACCAATTTTGCCTTCCCAGCCACCCCCGACACCGCCTTCCTCACAGGAGGGCACCCCGATGCCCGCCCACCTCGCTGGAGTAGCCCCGACGCCGTGCCCCTCAAGGAGGAGCCCCTGGCTGCCCCCGATGCCGCGcgcgcgccacgccgccgccaaTTTCGCTTTCCCGGGCCACCCTGGCCCGACGCCGTGCCTTCTTCCTCATCGGAGGGCATCCCGACGCCCACCcacacctcgccggagtagccccgacgaCACTGCGCCCAGCCAGGAGCCCTCGTGCCTCAATCCAGCGTCGCTGTCCACCACCGCCCGTCGCCAACACTCCATTAATTCTAAACcgccagtatatatatatattatatttattatatttattatatttatgaattatattgacaaaatgtgtattaatgtatatatgtatgaaatgtgtatatatatatatcaattaatgtatatatgtatgaaattatgtatgtatgaaatgtgtatatatatatatcaattaatgtatatatgtatgaaattaatgtgtgtgtatatatatatatcaattaatgtatacatgtataatttttccttaggaaaaaaatcaattgtgttatattctgataccatgtggcctataccctaaaccctaaaccaccctaaaccctccccggccaccgacgctggtcggccgccccgcgcaggcaccaccgccccgaaatgtgtatgaaatgtctatgaaaccctaattgcataattattgttttataattgtttaggctctctatggccgacccaagagacgatgacctggaggcggaaatgatggatattatcaacgccggcactgaacattgtgccgatgttgataatgaccagcaggaagacgacggaagtcaatacttgaatctcgatcatattgttgaggaagttgttcatgaagataattccagcgaggtatatatttctcaatatctagctctcatttatttattatgcatacatgtagcccactggattgaccttcgttttataatactttttatgtttctatgcgtacatagccgtctggatcgacgacgacgacggggaacacaaagaatgttcgaggggccaaaaagctgttggaaggccgctacatcatctcagaattcaacgtggctacaagcgaaccactaggacaatatgcacagaaattcatataccactgtgggtaccttgtaagggacaagctcctgatcaatgcccgtgaatggaaaaaataacaatgctcctcatattgGTTATGTCTCTAATAAGGACAAGGAGCTGATTTGGCAAgatgttcttgcacatttcacgctccaaacagatgattatcatgaagacatcacccacgaaaggttgacggagcgagttaggcactggacaatgaagaagatggccacccaattccaatcttggaagaagcagctgtacaaatcatacgtcaagaagaacaagactcCAAATTGGAACGATAAGGGCCCAATCACGAAGGCAAGACCCTACTAGGAGgaatttgtacagtacaagacatcagaagagggtgcgaaacgggcgagaaggaaccaagagaattccaGACAAAAGTAATACCACCATAACATGGGATCAGATGGCTACACGACTTTCGTtcccaagtggcaaaaaatggaagcagaccttattgCCAAGGGGGTCATACCTGAATCAGCACCGTGGCCTAAACGCACAAAGCGTTGGTTTTTAGGTCATGAGGGAGGATTGGACCCAGTCACCGGGAAGCTCGTCCATGGcacaaaactcaaaagagcaatagaaaggttgattcaaattctaaaagctagagatagtggactattctggcccaatagagagaaagatgaactgacatattccATCGGGACTGTTGAGCATTGTggacgaactagaggcaaaggggcTGTTCTGTGGGTGCAAGGTTTCCCTGAATGGATCGATtcgtacagaagccgccagagacggaaggatgaggaggcagagaggattcacatcttgcagcaatatgttattgagtcacgggaagcggtgcttgaatcacaaaggcgagaaaaagaaatgcaagcgaaaatgcaagaggaagtcgcaaggcaagtgcaaatacaattgagtgcccacgggattacaacagctccgggaatcaacattagcccccccccgatcagttgagaagcagttgtgcttctacggagctgcctgatgccataaaagatgcagagttgcgcttccccgtggatgacgtcactgaaccttttacatcatgtgagttgcacattccaaaagataatggcacagtgaaggtggctattggtgttgtaaaccctatcgaccgtaccaagacaccaagaatctatggggcagtagtaccagctggatatgctaccgtctcggtggataaagctattgaaggttttagcgatgtgcctcttgacattcatggaggtgatggggagaagaccgtgggagaagcagagaagtcatTCATTGCATGGCACAAGCGCTACATCAATATTCCTAGGAAGCCGTTGCCGCACAATAGGTACGGATGAAAGTgaacaaaacaatttttttattaattttatattgcctcttaaataacaattgactcattgtcttctgtacgcacacagcagggcctcccccaacctaagtccaatagtaCAATCACCAGACCAGCATAGTGCTTCGGGCGGCGGTTACGATGGGGTAGAAGACacggctgcatccccaccatctccaagacggtctccaccgccgacgccaccgcctccaaggcgttccccaacgccgccttgaaggtctccaacacctgtTCTCCCACCTCCTCCCATGAACCAGGGAAGACGGCTGCAAACAAATAAGCCATCTGCCCCACCGGCGAAGACGACCAAGAAGGCCCCCATGAAACCAAGGCCAATTCCACAGAAATTGCCTGGTGAAATGAGTAAAGAGGAGTTAGATGATGCGGTTAAAAAACCGTCGAAGCATTCTTCTCAGGCAcagggaagaggaagcagcaggagcagaagcacttccacctacctccagctaaactaaggcggatggtggaagctgagcagaaaaagaggcagcaagctcgtaagccctcgccaccatcagagtttgaccgcactcttagcaagataatcaagaaagctgctaaagcaggaaaaactgttgcacaactcggagaacaagaattgcaatcagtccctcctctagttattgctaatgaatatggttcaaacatagatatgctggatatgatgaaaatacctgctgataaagaagtggatatggtggaacttgctaacttttatgctatgagaggtatcgaccttggcgatttcctcttcgaaagtgcgccggtagcggatgaattgtagaaatatgagcatggcaggagtctatggaatcctaagaccatcaatgaactaggtacacaattgttcaagctaaacaccttgtacctcgacgcgtgtcaccggaAAGAGTTCTATATTTCTATCAGAATCAAAGATGACCATTGGTTCCATGGTGATGACGTTATGTACATTGAGTttgctgaattacaccaactagtccaccgaaactctctcgacaagactctcatcagctgctattgtctgtaagtgattctttctactaattaataataagtcgctatgtacgtacatgtctgtgtttattatcctcactctatatatatgatgcaggtttgagatgggagagtgcaaaaagagagggtgtactgatattggtttcattgatccacatatcgtattcaaaaaccctaaaccccaaccaacatggaaagcagaaacggaggccaatatcaagatgttcttagagaagcaacgtgacaagaaatgtatactcttcccctacaacttcaggtaagtgttcataatgtcgacgatcgtgtatccatatatatatgttcactgtacctgttagctaattaatgagtgttaatggacatggcagtgaacactggatattgatggaactcgatctggagaaaggtcttctaggcatctgggactcgatgagaaaagagcaaaaagagttccaagagatgatagatattattcagaggtaattacagtctcactagcaaaactattctagtctctctgcatgcaaattaatggtccaaatattttttatgttatttggtagttgttgggaaaaggtctgtcaggaacaccatatgaaacgcaaagtgccactgaaagtagtgctatacaaagtaagtaccatatacctaccttagttcaatttccctatgctcggatgatgacgaatctttttctcgtaaagtgggttctgctgcagccctaggggaccaatctctgtggatactatgtttgcgagttcatgagagtgtgctcaaaaagaactagtctagagcaaaaaagggtaagtgtacacatatatatatatatattcttcatacatatatttatatatatatatatatattcgtgatagatacaatttatttatcattattcttgatacacatatatatactaatatactttttctttgtctcatatctcaaattgaagactcgttggttgaaggaaaaaaccctggacacacaccatctcaaagcaatccaagagacaatagatggatttctgaatgatcaggtcttaactcccggcggtgagttttactatgacccaaatatgtgatgatgaaagccaaatttcatattgatccaaagaacatgtgatgataaaatgtacaattaatgcaaactttacatgtgacgatgaaatgtaatattatgttttagtttacttttacttgtgttgcttgcgtgcattgatcgagcgaaaactttaTAGTACACGcgcgtatacgtatattactttgcagcgaataatgcgtattcgaaaaccaaattaaaacaaaaaagaatcatcaattgaaataagcaggaaaagaaaaaaaaaagaccctttagtcccggttggtaataccaaccgggaataaaggggccagcccaggcgctggcgtggctacctttttagtcccagttggtatcaccaaccgggactaaaggtccacttctattcccggctactaaccctttattcccgaactcctattcccggctgcgtaacccggaataaagggggttggcagCCGGGAATAGAAGCCTTTTTTTACTAGtgatgtgagttcctggatatggcctaaacataccctaaatatcatgagtatcaatttttggatgaccaaagtccattattccatgtacctgcagttcaaatttgaaatatcccgaaaaattcgacgaaacgaaataaactaatgaaatatatcaaaaaaaagtcaaaattaccccaaattttaaaatagagtttgaaatattgtcacaaggccccagaaaaaaatttgggcccaaaataaaaaatatatatatattttgccgagtgccacaggggGCACTGGGCAaagttgaaataaaaaaaaactggGCACTAAAAGCCCACCGGCCCAACCCCCGCGCGGGCCAACCCTAAGTCACGCCCCCAGCCACCCAACCGCTCCCCCGTGCCCACCCCAGCCACCGCTGCGCCCACCCCCGCTGCTGCCGTGCCCTCGCCGGCGAATCGCCGCCGGCGGCGAGCCCcgccctcgcgcccgccgccggccacgcccGTGCCCTCCGtcggccgcgcccgcgcccgtgcccTCCGTCGGCCTCGCCCACGACCACGCCCGTCGTAGGTCATGCCCGCCACGCCCACCCCCATCGCTGGCTACGCCCCGCCCCCAGCCGCCGGTCGCGCCCCGCCCCGGTAGCTCCCCGCGGCCCGGCCCCCTCGCCTTGGCCGCCCAGAGGTGGCTGGCTGGTGTCGGCTGGCCATTTTCGGCAGCGGCAGCCGTCTCCCTGCCGTCCCTTCCCTGGCCGCGCCACCCGTAGGAGCAAGGGAGGTAGGAGTaggggaggagggagagaagggaaggagagaagaggaggaagagaagaggaggaagaagggagaagggaggaggaagaaggaagaaggaagaagggagggaggagaggagaagggaggaggaagaagaagggggtggagatgagaagggaggaggagccccGGTCGCTGTCCACGCCTCGTTAGCGGCGGTGCCATGCCCTCGGCGCCCCGCTCCTGACTCCGCCCACCATCGACGCGCACACTAGGTTCGCCCTTCCCTTTCTATTCAAATCGTGCAATGGATGTCGGTCATCGAGCCCTTGTTAGTAGTAATAGTTGTTGTATGTGGTTTTCGGCCATCGAGCCGTTGTTTGTGGATGTTGGCCTTCGTGCTGATCTTTTTTTAGGTTTTTGAAACCTCcctgtgcaggggaggttctgccaaaattttcaattgtcactaatgtattgcctttttatgcaggaggagGCCCCGGCGGAGGGACCTCGGTGACCCCGATTGTCTTCGTCAGCGTTGCGGGTCTACTTGCACCGCGTCGCGGCGCCACTGCATCGACTCGCCATAGACccgctagcctgacctcaccgacaccctaggtataacccctctatccgtatcatggtcttaggtcgctgatcccagttaggcgtctcccgtccgaaagagatacggtcggagttATGTAGGTCTTTGCATATCTGCAAGCGTttctattttggattgtccacgttttttggacagcccatggatacatagatgggttagtttccatggtccgctctggttcgagatggtgtttcggcatcaccccctgttgttctccggatacacactctgagcactgagccccttgagacagaggtgatcgtgaggctggggcaaggcaggaagcacggGCGGTTGCGGATTGCAGACGACGCcgactcctcgagctctgcaccctctctctccgacgtgagggcatggagcacggccagaagccttcccatacgtgcacggcctactccaacactgtcgTGGGTCGATGAACTTCAGGTAATTCCGGTTTCACTCAtcgtacattgaacgttacacacattgatcagatttacaatactgaaacatgtgattgaaacactgcaggccgagctagcagagacaagggagacgcaagcgcacctgaccATAGAGttggaggccacgaagaagcagatggcggacatgtatcagatcatgcaaaccatcaggcaagcatcgggtgtctaagtgcagttgccagctccagctccggttcgacacttcactcctgtgagtatgaaagtttaatgcgttcatgccgttgggattgtcggccttcgtgccattgtgattgtcggccttcgtgccgttgtttcttgcaggttggaaacctccccgtgcaggggaggtgctgccgaaattttcaattttgagtctaacacatgcaatctcttctcttttgtgcagccttCGTCGGtgggttcaaacaatcccgctaccgtgtcaccggcggcagatcgcgtcaacccttcgccgcagTCCGGTCCTTCACAGCAGTCCGGGGTGCCACACCTGCAGTCTCCATcgccgcagtagggatgttgaacttgtaataataaacttgtgatgttgaactttggtgcatttgtgatggattttcgatggatttattaaatatgcgtgtgcttgtgatatataatgcatgttggtgatatagatgtgatgattgatgtgtgtgtgtgtgtgtgtgtgtatatatatatatatatatatattgtttgttacaatggaatgtaattttttttttgcaattctcggggtctttgccgagtgccatgggcaaggcactcggcaaagattttttttaaaaaaatataaattttctttgccgagtgcctaaacaggggcactcgccaaagaaattatttaaaaaaattttaaaaaaactttgccgagtgcctggacaggggcactcggcaaagtacttttaaaaaaaaaataaaaaaaactttgccgagtgcctgggctagggcactcggcaaagtatttttttaaaaaataatttttttttgccgagtgctggatcgggcactcggcaaaataaccgttaacgaccggcgccgcaacggccgaaaatattttgccgagtgccgccccaagcactcggcaacttttttttattttaccgagtgcccggataaaaaacactcggcaaagaccctttgccgagaaaaaatttgccgagcggactttgccgagtgctacactcggcaaagcctttatcgagtgcaaagggctctttgccgagtgtaaaaacactcggcaaagccgcggcctccagtagtgcACTGTGCACGCGCtctcccacccccacccccatcaCCCGCGCTCGAGCTCCGCATAGAGGGCTGCCCTGGCAGATCCACTTCTGTGCCCCGGCGAGTCCGCCCCCCCGCTCGGCGAAGCTGCACTCTGGCGCTCTGGCGAGTCCGCCCCTGCCCGGTGAGGCTTCACCGCACGCGCGCCCATGGCGTCATCTCCCCTACATGCGCCGACATGGGGGCGAGCTCTTGACCCGCGGCTGGCGAGATCCAGGCACGCGCGGTGGTGGCCCCCCGGATCCAAGCGACGGCGGCTCCCCAAGCTCGAGCGTGGCAGCGGCTCCCCCGAGCTTGCGCTCTTCTCCGCGGGCGGCGAGCGGCCCTTGCCGGCGACGCTGCTCCACCGCAGGCGGACCTCGCCGGCGGGATCCTCCCTCCCCTGCCCGATGCCGCCTGTCCCTGCTCCCTCCGATGGCCGCCGCAGCCCCTCCCCTGCCCGATGCCGCCTACCCctgctccctcctccctctctctctgcagTGTTTTGCGTCGTCGAGAACGACGACACTTTTTTGCCTTTCGAGTCGGTTGCTACGTAAAATGGCTGCCGTGTTTGCGTTCTCCGTTGGACCATGATTTTGCGACCCGAAACACTGTGCACTAGGCAATTTACGTTTGGGTCGCCGTTTACCTACGCTGTTGGAGACGGTCTAAAAGGAGCAAGTACAAGGAGGCAAGGACGAGACGGATGCTAGCTGCAGCATGCATGGTATGGTTAGCGAAAGGCATACTGTTCATCTCTCCCTTTTCAAGTAGAGCGAAAATAACTGTTCGTGTGTCTCTCTTTTTTCCGTTAGAGGTAGCAGTATACGGTTAAAAATGATTTTACATTGCATGTAGTAGTACTTGGGTCCAGTATTACATGTGTCCTGTATTTGGATTGGATCGCCGCGTATACAGGCATTCTGGTGGAGAAACGCATGACTCACGGTACACACATATTTTTCTCGAATACACGAAAGATTTACTCATTATTTTGATTAAGGTACAAGAGTTGAACATAGAAGGCTAGCTTACAGAATTATAGCCTCCGACTAGACCATCGTAGCTTAAGATTCATGTTTCGGTATTACACAAATTGCAGACAACCGAAATTTGGACAGCTATACAACCAAATTAAATAGTTGTTGGCTTTCGCCTCCGCTGCGACCCTGTTTCGACGGCCAGTACACACATGTATTGATGGTATAGGCGAGATGGCACATGGCGCAGGACGC
This DNA window, taken from Miscanthus floridulus cultivar M001 chromosome 13, ASM1932011v1, whole genome shotgun sequence, encodes the following:
- the LOC136500058 gene encoding uncharacterized protein, which translates into the protein MPSDEEEGTASGQGGPGKRNWRRRGARAASGAARGSSLRGTASGLLQRGGRASGCPPVRKAVSGVAGKAKLVAAWRARGVGGGQGLLGEGRGVGATPVRWASLGVPSGEEGGVRGGRGGESAAAEL